A genome region from Actinomycetota bacterium includes the following:
- the ndk gene encoding nucleoside-diphosphate kinase, with protein MADERTLVLCKPDAVARGLVGEVIGRLERKGFRLLAMELRTLDEATAKQHYGEHEGKPFFGDLVSFITSGPLVALCVEGPDAVGAVRTLMGPTNPITAPPGSIRGDFGLEIEKNLVHGSDSPESAARELALFFPGM; from the coding sequence GTGGCCGACGAACGCACCCTGGTCCTGTGCAAGCCCGACGCCGTCGCCCGCGGCCTGGTCGGTGAGGTGATCGGCCGCCTCGAGCGCAAGGGGTTCCGGCTGCTCGCCATGGAGCTGCGCACCCTCGACGAGGCGACCGCCAAGCAGCACTACGGCGAGCACGAGGGCAAGCCGTTCTTCGGCGACCTGGTCTCCTTCATCACCTCCGGCCCGCTGGTCGCGCTGTGCGTCGAGGGCCCGGACGCGGTCGGCGCGGTGCGCACCCTGATGGGCCCGACCAACCCGATCACCGCCCCGCCCGGCTCGATCCGGGGCGACTTCGGCCTGGAGATCGAGAAGAACCTGGTCCACGGCTCCGACTCGCCCGAGTCGGCGGCCCGCGAGCTGGCCCTGTTCTTTCCCGGAATGTAA